The following are encoded in a window of Pseudofrancisella aestuarii genomic DNA:
- the recD gene encoding exodeoxyribonuclease V subunit alpha, giving the protein MYRNLLECKNNLADIEPIDFFFAKETSNFFKLTYQNSKSLLFHLLVALMSSYREGHSCLDIKSIANKILWQQIQDDDLERIEGYSFPSESEIENLLKILDFKNSPIHYAFGCLYIKRIRQFENEIAAFLKEKIKANLDYVDIDKFTKTLNKLFPIENESKDYQDWQEIAVINSLVREFSIISGGPGTGKTTTVTKLLLAFQMLNGSDQKIALLAPTGKAAQRLTESILNTKLKLKENLSLEEDLYDLIPEEASTIHRFLGIVPNSKRLKYSDDFRAPFNVVVIDEASMLDINIFIKLIRVLRDDTKLILIGDINQLPSVEVGSILSNLTEGVSNNIFSNKVAKLIQQTCNEEVGSGSNFDYVTKLEKNYRSNKTINNLANKVLVGDPSQELDESISFYNLSRLDEYLNSFVKAYYKELYKKKTPQEALEYLKKFRILVANKELNVGTVNLNDKIAKILGKNNKDIYHGKPIMIVENSYSQNLFNGDVGVIWNDRTYFENKDVSFTINTLPKFETVYAMTIHKTQGSEFERVCIILPNESNRALSRELLYTGITRAKDNLDIISNKDVWTRAISNRSYKSSHVLKIIENKLAMNNH; this is encoded by the coding sequence ATGTATAGAAATTTATTAGAATGTAAAAATAATTTAGCAGATATTGAGCCAATAGATTTTTTCTTTGCAAAAGAGACATCCAATTTTTTTAAGTTAACTTATCAAAATAGTAAGAGTTTGTTATTTCATTTACTAGTTGCATTGATGTCATCTTATAGAGAGGGACATAGTTGTTTAGATATTAAAAGCATAGCAAATAAAATCCTATGGCAACAAATTCAAGATGATGACTTAGAAAGAATCGAGGGATATAGCTTTCCAAGTGAAAGTGAAATAGAAAATCTACTTAAAATATTAGATTTCAAAAATAGTCCAATTCACTATGCTTTTGGTTGTTTATATATTAAAAGAATAAGGCAATTTGAAAATGAAATAGCAGCTTTTCTAAAAGAAAAAATAAAAGCAAATTTAGACTATGTTGATATAGATAAGTTTACCAAAACCTTGAATAAACTATTTCCTATAGAAAATGAGTCTAAGGATTACCAAGACTGGCAGGAAATAGCAGTTATAAATAGCTTAGTTCGTGAGTTTAGTATAATATCAGGCGGTCCAGGAACTGGTAAAACTACAACAGTCACTAAGTTACTTCTGGCTTTTCAGATGTTAAATGGCTCAGATCAAAAGATAGCATTATTAGCTCCAACAGGTAAAGCAGCTCAGAGACTTACAGAATCTATTCTAAATACAAAATTAAAGTTAAAAGAGAATTTGAGTTTAGAGGAAGACTTATATGATTTAATCCCAGAGGAGGCAAGTACGATACATAGATTTTTAGGAATTGTGCCTAACTCAAAACGACTAAAGTATAGTGATGATTTTAGAGCGCCTTTTAATGTAGTTGTAATTGATGAGGCATCTATGTTGGATATTAATATTTTCATAAAGCTTATAAGAGTCTTACGAGATGATACAAAACTTATTCTTATAGGTGATATCAACCAGCTACCATCAGTTGAAGTGGGAAGTATACTAAGTAATCTAACTGAAGGAGTATCAAACAATATATTTTCAAATAAGGTTGCAAAATTAATACAGCAAACATGCAATGAAGAGGTTGGATCTGGGAGTAACTTTGATTATGTTACAAAGCTAGAAAAAAACTATCGTTCTAACAAAACTATAAATAATTTAGCAAATAAAGTTCTAGTTGGAGATCCTTCTCAAGAATTAGATGAAAGTATAAGTTTTTATAATTTAAGTAGGCTTGATGAATATCTAAATAGTTTTGTGAAAGCTTACTATAAAGAGCTTTACAAAAAAAAGACACCACAAGAAGCCTTAGAATATCTGAAGAAATTTAGAATACTAGTCGCAAATAAAGAGTTAAATGTAGGTACAGTAAACCTTAACGACAAGATAGCAAAAATCTTAGGCAAAAATAATAAAGATATTTATCATGGTAAACCAATAATGATAGTTGAGAATAGTTATTCTCAGAATTTATTTAATGGCGACGTGGGTGTGATTTGGAATGATAGGACTTATTTTGAAAATAAGGATGTTAGTTTTACTATAAATACCTTACCAAAGTTTGAAACTGTCTATGCTATGACAATACATAAGACTCAAGGTTCAGAATTTGAAAGAGTTTGTATTATTTTACCGAATGAATCAAATAGGGCGCTTTCACGAGAATTACTATATACGGGGATTACTAGAGCAAAAGATAATTTAGATATTATTTCTAATAAAGATGTTTGGACTAGAGCTATAAGTAATAGAAGTTATAAATCTTCTCATGTACTTAAGATTATTGAAAATAAATTAGCTATGAATAATCATTAA